GCAGTGGTCGGAATGAACGACGTCGGGCAGCAGGCCAGCATCGGCAATACGGGGCTGCAGGCTTTGGTCGACCAGCAGATGGTCGAGGCGCCAGCCCACGTTGCGGGCCCGGGCGCCGGCCCGGAACGTCCACCACGAATAGTGCCCGGTGGCCGGGCCATGGTGGTGGCGGAAGGAATCCACAAAGCCGTCGGCCAGGAAATCGGCAAACCAGGCGCGCTCCTCCGGCGTGAAGCCTGGGCTTTTCTGGTTGGCTTTGGGGTTGTGCAGGTCAATATCGGTCTGGCAGCAGTTGTAGTCGCCCCCAATAATCAGCGGCGGCACCGTGCCCTTGATTTGTTCGATGTAGCGCCGGAAAAAGTGCAGCCACTCCACTTTAAACGCCTGCCGCTCCTCACTGCTCGTGCCCGAGGGCATGTACACATTGAGCACCGAGCAATCGGCAAAATCCAAGCGCAGCACCCGGCCTTCCTGGTCGTAGCACTCGGTGCCGCAGCCGTAGGCCACGTGCAGCGGGGGCACTTTGGTAAACGTAGCCACGCCGCTGTAGCCCGGTTTCTGGGCCGGATGGATATAGGCTTGGTAGCCCAAGGCTTCGAAGCCGGAAACATCCAGCGGCGCAGTACCGGCCTTGATTTCCTGCAGGCACAGCACGTCCGGATTGGCTTCCTTCACCCAGTCGAGCAAGCCTTTGCTCAAGGCCGAGCGGTAGCCGTTGACGTTGTAGGTAATGATTTTCACGGGGTAAAAAGTAACAAACTTACCGGCAGGTCTTTGCCCACCAACATTTCCTGGGCCTGAACTCTGGCGCTAACCGGCAACACCAAGCCAGTCGCCCAGGCGTAGTTTTTCAAACCGGGTGTGGCTACTACTCTTCCTTCATGAAGGCGTCGAAATACTCAAGCATGTGCCACTTGAGCATGCGTTCCTGCTCTTTGAGGTTGGCAAACGGCACGGGCCGCACCAAGCGGTAGTGAGGCCAGCCGTCCTCATCCACATGGTCCAGCTCGTAGTGGCCCGACAAGCTGAAGAGTCGGCAGGTAGCAATGTGCATCAGGTCCTGCTTCTGCTCCTTCGTGAACGGCCCGGCCCCCTGGCCTAGCTCCTGCACCCCAATCAGTAGCAGCAGGGCGTTCAAATCAGGCTTTTTGCCAAACCGGGCGCGCATTTCGTTCATGAGCTGCCACCAGCGGGCCTCAAACTGCGCTTCGGTTTCGTCGGTGTGCAGCGGCATGATTACGCGTCGTGATGATGCTCAGGCGCCAGCGGAGTGGTTTCCTCCTTCAGAATTTCCCAGTACTCCACGGCCCGGCGGAAGTGCGGAATCACAATGCTGCCCCCAATCAGGTTGGCAATGGCAAACACCTCATAGATTTCCTCGTCGCTCAGCCCTTCTTCGTGGCACTTACCCAGGTGGTACTTGATGCAGTCGTCGCAGCGCAGCACCATGGAGCAGGCCAGGCCCAGCATTTCCTTGGTTTTCACATCCAGCGCGCCGGCCTGGTAGGTATTGGTGTCGAGGTTGAAAAACCGCTTGATGACTTTGTTATCGGCCGCCATGATTTTCTCATTCATGCGCTGACGGTACTCATTAAACTCGGTGACTTGGCTCATGGTAGCTTAGTAAGGTCTGGGCTATAAACACGAAAGTAGGCACAAAAGTCACCGGCCCCCACCCTTCGTTTGGCCGCTCCCAGCTAGTGGGCTCATCTACCGTTTTTTACGGCGTCTGTGTAGGATAAATCCGTACCTTTTGCCGACTTATTCTCTATCGTTTCTAGTCCTTATTGTTCCGGTTATGCTTGTGCTTCCCGTCTTCCTGGCCGATCTGGCTTCCCTAGTCTTTCCTGAAACCTGCCTGGCCTGCTCCGAGTCGCTCATGCGCGGCGAAGAACATATCTGCACCCAGTGCCGTGCCCAGCTGCCCTACACCGATTACCACAAGCTCCCCGCCAATCAGAACCCGTTGGCCCGCCGTTTCTGGGGTAAAGTTCCGCTGACGCATACTCTGAGCTACCTGCGGTTCCTGCGCCGGGGCCGGGTTCAACACCTACTGCATCAGCTCAAGTACCAGGGTCAGCGCGAAGTGGGCCAAACGCTGGGTCGCTGGTATGGTGCCGAGCTCACCAGCTGGGGCCTGCACAACGAGTTTGACCTTATCGTACCCGTTCCGCTGCACCCACGCAAGTTGGCCAAGCGGGGCTTCAACCAGTCCGACACCTTCGCCGAGGGACTGGCGACAGGCCTTGCCGTACCGTGGCACGCCACCACGCTGCGCCGCACCGAGCACACCGATTCCCAGACCCGGAAAAACCGTGCTCAACGCTGGCAAAACGTAGCCACGGTCTTTGAAGTAGCCGAGCCGCATACCGTCGTTGGCAAACACGTGCTGGTCGTGGATGACGTGCTGACAACTGGTGCCACCCTCGAAGCCTGCGCCGTAGCGTTGCTGGCCGCCGGTTGCCGGGCCGTCAGCATTGCCACCATTGCCTGCGCCGAGCATTGATTTATAAACTGACGCCAAAGACACTTCGACTGGTTACAAAGCCAAGAGTAATACATCCCTGCTATCAAACAAAAAAGGCCACCCGAGTGGGTGGCCTTTCTGCATTCAGGATAATTCTTTTGAAATCCAACTGGATTTCTGATTCAGATTACTTGTTTGAACCGGCGTTGATCATGGCGCAACGGAAGCCGATAGCAGCCGTAGCCGAGTCTTCAGCCATGAAGCGACGCGTGCCGGGCGACAGCCAGTAGGCTACGTCTTTCCACGAACCGCCTTTGTATACACGCACGTGGTCGTCGATCAGCGACTGGTAGTTCTTCTTGTCGTACTTCTCGGAGGGGTCCAGGAAGCCGTTACGACGGAAGGGGTTCAGATCTTCCACGTCTTCGAACGACAGCGGACGGTAGATATCCTGTACCCACTCGTTTACGTTGCCCGACATGTTGTACAGGCCGTAGTCGTTTGGCGGGTAGGCATATACGTACTCCGTAATCATGGCGCCGTCGTTCAGGCTACCAGCAATACCGGCGTAGTCACCGCGGCCACGCTTGAAGTTAGCCAGGAAGGTACCCATGTTCTTGCCGTAGGGGTTCCGCACCTGACGACCATCCCAAGGATAGATCCGCTTGTTTTCCTGATTTTCGTTACCTACTTCCTGGGTGCCGATCAGAGCCTGAGCAGCGTATTCCCATTCAGCCTCGGTGGGCAGACGGTAGTTCGGCAGCGTGTTACCGTTTTCGATGGAGATTTTCACGCCTCCGCCGGTATCGGTTCCTTCAGCAGCATCGCCGCCTTTGTTTTTCTTCTTACCGAACAGGCCGCCACCTCCACCGCTGCTACCGCCTTCGTCGGCATCCATAGCCAGACGCTCGTTTACTTTCGAGGTCCGCCAGGTGCAGTAGTCGTTAGCCTGCAGCCAGCTCACGCCTACCACGGGGAAGTAACGGAAGCCGGGATAACGCAGGTAGTAGTCAACGTACGGGTCGTTGAAGGACAGCTCCCGGGCCCACACGGTCGTGTCGGGCAGGGCGCGCTGGTAGATTTCCTCCGACGAGTCTTTGCGCACAAAGTGCAGATATTCCAGCCAGTGGATGTTCGCTACTTCGGCTTCGTCCATGTAGAACGAGGCGATGGTAACGGTCCGCTCGATGTTGTCGTGCGACATGGTCACGTCCTCCTCCTGGGTACCCAGAACGGTGCGGCCACCTTCGATAAACACCAAACCAGGGCCTTCAGGGATACCTCGGTAATCGGCCACTTTCATGCCTTCCTCGGTATTGTACTCCATGCCCGTGGTCGAGCTGTACTTACCGGGCTTGG
Above is a genomic segment from Hymenobacter cellulosivorans containing:
- a CDS encoding exodeoxyribonuclease III, whose amino-acid sequence is MKIITYNVNGYRSALSKGLLDWVKEANPDVLCLQEIKAGTAPLDVSGFEALGYQAYIHPAQKPGYSGVATFTKVPPLHVAYGCGTECYDQEGRVLRLDFADCSVLNVYMPSGTSSEERQAFKVEWLHFFRRYIEQIKGTVPPLIIGGDYNCCQTDIDLHNPKANQKSPGFTPEERAWFADFLADGFVDSFRHHHGPATGHYSWWTFRAGARARNVGWRLDHLLVDQSLQPRIADAGLLPDVVHSDHCPAVVELR
- a CDS encoding carboxymuconolactone decarboxylase family protein, with product MSQVTEFNEYRQRMNEKIMAADNKVIKRFFNLDTNTYQAGALDVKTKEMLGLACSMVLRCDDCIKYHLGKCHEEGLSDEEIYEVFAIANLIGGSIVIPHFRRAVEYWEILKEETTPLAPEHHHDA
- a CDS encoding ComF family protein, translating into MLVLPVFLADLASLVFPETCLACSESLMRGEEHICTQCRAQLPYTDYHKLPANQNPLARRFWGKVPLTHTLSYLRFLRRGRVQHLLHQLKYQGQREVGQTLGRWYGAELTSWGLHNEFDLIVPVPLHPRKLAKRGFNQSDTFAEGLATGLAVPWHATTLRRTEHTDSQTRKNRAQRWQNVATVFEVAEPHTVVGKHVLVVDDVLTTGATLEACAVALLAAGCRAVSIATIACAEH
- the gldJ gene encoding gliding motility lipoprotein GldJ, with amino-acid sequence MNFSKYLRFAVVGACALASCKGGPPTATKPGKYSSTTGMEYNTEEGMKVADYRGIPEGPGLVFIEGGRTVLGTQEEDVTMSHDNIERTVTIASFYMDEAEVANIHWLEYLHFVRKDSSEEIYQRALPDTTVWARELSFNDPYVDYYLRYPGFRYFPVVGVSWLQANDYCTWRTSKVNERLAMDADEGGSSGGGGGLFGKKKNKGGDAAEGTDTGGGVKISIENGNTLPNYRLPTEAEWEYAAQALIGTQEVGNENQENKRIYPWDGRQVRNPYGKNMGTFLANFKRGRGDYAGIAGSLNDGAMITEYVYAYPPNDYGLYNMSGNVNEWVQDIYRPLSFEDVEDLNPFRRNGFLDPSEKYDKKNYQSLIDDHVRVYKGGSWKDVAYWLSPGTRRFMAEDSATAAIGFRCAMINAGSNK